A single region of the Desulfonatronum sp. SC1 genome encodes:
- a CDS encoding RloB family protein → EAIKLRTKYEDKYLRTIDKVWAVFDKDSFPARNFNNAINKGENSNPKIHCAWSNEAFELWYLLHFNYYNTGISREQYQRSLEAEINQASKRSDFKYEKNSVNMFSILKEYGSQEKAIKNSKNLADLYSDFSYAVHNPCTM, encoded by the coding sequence GGAGGCCATTAAGCTTCGTACTAAATATGAAGACAAGTATTTAAGAACGATAGATAAAGTTTGGGCAGTTTTTGATAAAGACAGTTTTCCAGCACGCAATTTCAATAACGCGATAAATAAAGGTGAAAACTCTAATCCCAAAATACATTGTGCCTGGTCAAATGAGGCATTTGAGCTTTGGTATCTTCTGCATTTCAATTATTATAACACTGGTATTTCCAGAGAGCAATATCAGAGAAGTTTGGAAGCTGAGATAAATCAAGCTTCCAAAAGATCTGATTTTAAGTATGAGAAGAATTCAGTTAACATGTTTTCCATTCTCAAAGAATACGGCAGTCAGGAAAAGGCGATTAAGAACTCAAAAAATCTTGCTGATTTGTACAGTGATTTCAGCTATGCAGTTCATAATCCATGCACTATGG